The genomic region CGGAGAACCAGAAGAGACATTTGATTAAAATCTTTAGCCTCGCACCTCGTGCCTCGGTCCTCGAACCTCCCTTGCATTTTGCAATGCAATTTATCGTAATTTGAGATACAATTTGTAAATAAAGCCTAAAATCGGAGTTTTCATGTCAGGCACGGAGATTGCTCTAAATTATTTCGGTATGACGATTTACATCTGCGCAATCCTTATCTGCATCTGGTCAGACCTGAAATATCGGAGAATTTATAATTGGGTCACATTCCCGGCCATGTTCTGCGGAATGATCTGGCGGCTGATTGCTGGCGGCATCCCTTCTCTGAAAGACGGCATGCTGGGGCTCGGTCTGGGTTTCTGCCTGCTCGTTCTTCCCTTTCTGCTCCATGGAGTGGGAGCAGGGGATCTCAAACTCCTGATGGCCTGCGGAGCGTTCAGCGGAGTTCAGGGAGTGATTTTCATCTTCCTGGTTGGATCTGCTCTGGGATTCTTCGGTTCTCTGTATACAATCATGCGGCACGGCGGTTTCGCCAACCTGCATCAGAAGCTGCAATCGATCGCGAACAAGGAATTTCTGGCTAAAAAAGCTGAAAAGCTTGAAAAATCAGAGGGCATTCCCTATGGTGTCTTTTACGGACTGGCGGGAATCGCTCAACTATTCTGGGGGAAATTATGAAAAAAAAGGGACAGAGCGTCGTCGAAGCGGCACTTGTGCTGCCGATGATCCTGATGGTGATATTCGGCATCGTGGAATTCGGCCAGCTTTTCAATTACAAGCTCACCTTGAATTACGCAGTGTCAGAGGCGGGCAAGGCGGCGGCACTGCGCGACAGCCCCACCACGCTTACTTCCATCATCAATGCTTCAGTCACAGGTTTCACAGTGGCGGCCAACAACATCACGATCAGTTACAAGGATGTGAACGGCACTGCAGTGACTTATTCCACCTCAACTGACGGCAAAGTCTATTTCACCAATCCCACCCAGGAAGTGTTCTGTACAATTGTCATTTCTTATCAGTACGAGCCATATCTTC from Candidatus Wallbacteria bacterium harbors:
- a CDS encoding prepilin peptidase, which codes for MSGTEIALNYFGMTIYICAILICIWSDLKYRRIYNWVTFPAMFCGMIWRLIAGGIPSLKDGMLGLGLGFCLLVLPFLLHGVGAGDLKLLMACGAFSGVQGVIFIFLVGSALGFFGSLYTIMRHGGFANLHQKLQSIANKEFLAKKAEKLEKSEGIPYGVFYGLAGIAQLFWGKL
- a CDS encoding TadE/TadG family type IV pilus assembly protein produces the protein MKKKGQSVVEAALVLPMILMVIFGIVEFGQLFNYKLTLNYAVSEAGKAAALRDSPTTLTSIINASVTGFTVAANNITISYKDVNGTAVTYSTSTDGKVYFTNPTQEVFCTIVISYQYEPYLPFPVITTEQFFNLQSSSYVKVQ